A single Anopheles arabiensis isolate DONGOLA chromosome 2, AaraD3, whole genome shotgun sequence DNA region contains:
- the LOC120908652 gene encoding histone H2B, whose protein sequence is MAPKTSGKAAKKSGKAQKNISKSDKKKKRKTRKESYAIYIYKVLKQVHPDTGISSKAMSIMNSFVNDIFERIAAEASRLAHYNKRSTITSREIQTAVRLLLPGELAKHAVSEGTKAVTKYTSSK, encoded by the coding sequence ATGGCACCCAAAACCAGTGGAAAAGCTGCGAAGAAGTCTGGCAAGgcccagaaaaatatttccaagtccgacaagaaaaagaagcgcaaGACCCGCAAGGAAAGCTACGCTATTTACATCTACAAAGTGTTGAAGCAAGTCCACCCGGATACTGGCATCTCTTCGAAGGCCATGAGCATCATGAACAGTTTCGTCAACGATATCTTCGAACGCATTGCTGCTGAGGCATCCCGCTTGGCGCACTACAACAAGCGTTCGACGATCACGTCCCGCGAAATCCAAACCGCtgttcgtctgctgctgcctggtgAGCTTGCCAAGCACGCCGTCTCCGAAGGAACGAAGGCTGTCACAAAGTACACCAGCTCGAAGTAA
- the LOC120908655 gene encoding histone H2A, producing MSGRGKGGKVKGKAKSRSNRAGLQFPVGRIHRLLRKGNYAERVGAGAPVYLAAVMEYLAAEVLELAGNAARDNKKTRIIPRHLQLAIRNDEELNKLLSGVTIAQGGVLPNIQAVLLPKKTEKKA from the coding sequence ATGTCTGGCcgtggaaagggaggaaaggtaAAGGGAAAGGCAAAGTCCCGTTCCAACCGTGCCGGTCTTCAGTTCCCCGTTGGCCGTATTCATCGTCTCCTGCGCAAGGGTAACTATGCCGAGCGCGTCGGTGCCGGAGCACCCGTGTATCTGGCAGCCGTCATGGAATACTTGGCCGCTGAAGTGCTTGAGTTGGCCGGAAACGCTGCCCGTGACAACAAGAAGACGCGCATCATCCCGCGTCATCTGCAGCTGGCCATCCGCAACGACGAGGAGTTGAACAAGCTGCTGTCCGGAGTAACCATCGCTCAGGGTGGTGTGCTGCCCAACATTCaggccgtgctgctgcccaagAAGACCGAAAAGAAGGCTTAA
- the LOC120908657 gene encoding histone H4, whose translation MTGRGKGGKGLGKGGAKRHRKVLRDNIQGITKPAIRRLARRGGVKRISGLIYEETRGVLKVFLENVIRDAVTYTEHAKRKTVTAMDVVYALKRQGRTLYGFGG comes from the coding sequence ATGACCggaagaggaaagggaggaaaaggtcTGGGTAAAGGAGGAGCCAAGCGTCACCGAAAAGTGCTGCGGGATAACATCCAGGGCATTACCAAGCCCGCCATCCGCCGTTTGGCTCGGCGCGGAGGAGTGAAACGTATCTCCGGTCTCATCTACGAGGAAACCCGTGGCGTCCTGAAAGTATTTCTGGAGAATGTGATTCGTGATGCGGTCACTTACACTGAACACGCCAAGCGTAAGACCGTCACCGCTATGGATGTGGTGTATGCTCTGAAGCGTCAGGGCCGCACTCTGTACGGTTTTGGAGGTTAA